The Ignavibacteriales bacterium sequence TGACCGGGGTGCGAATAAATTCCGACTTGTCTAAATAAAGATTCCATGCCAAATGTGCGGGCTTCATCCGGAACGATTGGAACAATCAAAGGCCCAATTTCTTTATCACGTAAAAGTTTAGCAAGAATTTTTACATATACCATCGTTGTTGAAACTTCGCGACCCTCAGTTCCCAAATAAAATTCTTCAAATATTTCTTCAGAAGGAGTTTTAAAAGGAGGACCGTTGACAGTTCGTGTAGGAACATAACCGCCAAGTACTTTTCTTCTTTCCTGTAAATATCTAATCTCAGGGGAATCATCTGCAGGACGGAAAAACGGTGCATTTGCAATTTCGTCATCGCTTATTGGTATTGAAAAGCGCGATCTAAATTCTTTTAGTTCATCTTCATTTAATTTTTTTTGCGAGTGAGTAACGTTTTTTCCTTCACCGGCTTCTCCTAATCCGTAACCCTTTACCGTCTTTGCAAGAATAACGGTAGGTGCGCCTTTGTGTTCAACTGCTTCTTTGAATGCAGCATAAACTTTTTCAGGATCGTGCCCGCCGCGTTTCATTTTTTCAAGCTGTTCATCGGAATATTTTTCAACCAGTTTAAGAAGTTCGGGATATTTACCAAAAAATTGTTCGCGGATATATTTTCCGCCTCTCACAACATGATTTTGAGATTCACCATCGAGTGTTTCCTGCATCCTTTTAATAAGCAATCCGGTTTTATCGGCTTTGAATAGAGGATCCCAATCACTTCCCCAAATAACTTTTATAACATTCCAGCCTGCGCCGCGGAAATTTGCTTCAAGCTCTTGAACAATATTTCCGTTTCCACGAACGGGACCATCAAGTCTTTGCAAATTACAGTTTATAACAAAAATTAAATTGTCGAGTTTCTCACGTGCCGCTAGTGATATGGCACCAAGCGCTTCCGGCTCATCTGTTTCTCCATCACCAAGAAACGCCCATACTTTTTGATCGCTTACTTTCTTCAATCCCCGATCTTCTAAATAACGGTTGAACCGCGCTTGATAAATTGCCTGAAGTGGACCGAGTCCCATAGATACAGTTGGGAACTGCCAGAATTCCGGCATAAGCCAAGGATGTGGATAAGATGAAAGTCCGCCGCCCGGTTTGAGTTCACGTCTAAAATTTTCCAATTGTTCTTTCGAAATTCTTCCTTCAAGATATGCCCGCGCGTAAATGCCGGGTGAAGCATGACCTTGAAAATAAATTATATCCGCCTCATGGTTTTCGTCCTTACCTCTGAAAAAATGATTAAAACCAATTTCATACAGAGTGGCGGCGGATGCATAAGTTGAAATATGTCCGCCGATTCCTGCTTCTTCTTTATTAGCACGAACAACCATTGCCATTGCGTTCCATCGAACCAAACTTTTGATACGGCGTTCCATTTCTCTTCCGCCGGGAAACGGTGGCTGTTTTTCTTTCGGGATTGTATTTATGTAAGGTGTATTGGCTGTGAATGGAAGATCAACGCCCGCTTGGTGAGCGTAAGTATCAAGATCATGTAAGAGCGCTCTAACTTTTTCCGGTCCGCCGGATTGCAAAACGGCTTCTAAAGATTCCAACCATTCACGGACTT is a genomic window containing:
- the aceE gene encoding pyruvate dehydrogenase (acetyl-transferring), homodimeric type, encoding MDELHNNGYAELDEIEVREWLESLEAVLQSGGPEKVRALLHDLDTYAHQAGVDLPFTANTPYINTIPKEKQPPFPGGREMERRIKSLVRWNAMAMVVRANKEEAGIGGHISTYASAATLYEIGFNHFFRGKDENHEADIIYFQGHASPGIYARAYLEGRISKEQLENFRRELKPGGGLSSYPHPWLMPEFWQFPTVSMGLGPLQAIYQARFNRYLEDRGLKKVSDQKVWAFLGDGETDEPEALGAISLAAREKLDNLIFVINCNLQRLDGPVRGNGNIVQELEANFRGAGWNVIKVIWGSDWDPLFKADKTGLLIKRMQETLDGESQNHVVRGGKYIREQFFGKYPELLKLVEKYSDEQLEKMKRGGHDPEKVYAAFKEAVEHKGAPTVILAKTVKGYGLGEAGEGKNVTHSQKKLNEDELKEFRSRFSIPISDDEIANAPFFRPADDSPEIRYLQERRKVLGGYVPTRTVNGPPFKTPSEEIFEEFYLGTEGREVSTTMVYVKILAKLLRDKEIGPLIVPIVPDEARTFGMESLFRQVGIYSHPGQLYEPVDRDSLLYYKEAKNGQILEEGITEAGSISSFIAAGTSYSTHRINTIPFFTFYSMFGMQRVGDFVWAAADMSCKGFLFGATAGRTTLAGEGLQHQDGNSHLLAYPVPNLVAYDPAFAFELAVIIRDGIYRMYEMQEKVFYYITIMNENYPQPHMPEGVKDGILKGMYKFRASEQKDQKVKAHLLGSGTILNEVIKAAEILEKDYKVATDIWSVTSYKNLHLDAQETERWNMFNPDKERKLPYISEITKNEKGIFIAASDYVQLLEDGIAKWLPGPLHSLGTFGFGRSEGRKSLRDFFEVDAKHIVYATLYSLMIDGKIKPDVVKKAQKELNINPDKMNPAKS